A stretch of Oncorhynchus mykiss isolate Arlee chromosome 12, USDA_OmykA_1.1, whole genome shotgun sequence DNA encodes these proteins:
- the LOC110537185 gene encoding forkhead box protein N4 isoform X1 translates to MIPSRQMIPPRQHDSDFQKFRKLLTTELSQQSEELPGDLQSLSWLTTVDVHRLQQMATGRLAFNNTEPQSNPLELHPGSDQHRNMNTALGHDTIVPRHSNMQNSHIGMNYINNQNGNMTGGYPGSGMPASEYQSSPAHYYHSPQQAYSPAQAVQQHSPRSLYNSPSYHSQNLYEQQAAGMSISNQDLLQEPNSFPKPIYSYSCLIAMALKNSRTGSLPVSEIYGFMKEHFPYFKTAPDGWKNSVRHNLSLNKCFQKEENKQGGSSSTRKGCLWALNPAKINKMEEEMQKWKRKDLTAIRRSMANPDELDRLITDRPDGCRRNPCDPRMTCLPSSPCGSPLSGLLQTSLPFHLQAQNPTMLGDPSSPVPARTPPLHAVPDYSHTPFIQQQPYRQANSHSLYSLHPDVTADVDALDPSIMEFAGSLWEGVREEGFSLESMFNHSPLCLSDSELPGHTTGQPLVDLQVSGLYTTLDPAPAVPF, encoded by the exons ATGATACCATCGCGCCAGATGATACCACCGCGCCAGCATGACAGCGATTTTCAGAAATTCAGAAA GCTGCTGACCACTGAGCTGTCCCAGCAGAGTGAGGAGCTGCCAGGGGACCTGCAGTCTCTATCCTGGCTCACCACCGTGGACGTACACAGGCTGCAGCAGATGGCCACAGGCAGACTGGCCTTCAACAACACAGAACCCCAGAGCAACCCACTGGAGCTTCACCCAGGTTCAGACCAGCACAGAAACATGAATACAGCACTAGGACATGACACCATTGTCCCTCGCCATAGCAACATGCAGAACAGTCATATTGGAATGAACTACATCAACAATCAAAATGGAAAT ATGACAGGAGGGTACCCAGGAAGTGGTATGCCTGCCTCAGAATACCAGTCCTCCCCAGCCCACTACTACCACTCCCCCCAGCAGGCCTATAGCCCAGCTCAGGCTGTCCAACAG CATTCCCCCAGGAGCCTGTATAACAGCCCCTCCTACCATAGCCAAAACCTGTATGAGCAGCAAGCAGCAGGCATGAGCATCAGCAACCAGGATCTCCTACAAGAACCTAATTCCTTCCCCAAACCTATCTACTCCTACAG CTGCCTGATTGCTATGGCTCTGAAGAACAGCCGGACAGGCAGCCTCCCTGTCAGTGAGATCTACGGCTTCATGAAGGAGCACTTCCCTTACTTCAAG ACGGCGCCTGACGGCTGGAAGAACTCTGTGAGACACAACCTGTCTCTGAACAAGTGCTTTCAAAAGGAAGAGAACAAGCAGGGAGGCTCCTCCTCCACTCGTAAGGGCTGTCTGTGGGCCCTCAACCCAGCCAAGATCAAcaagatggaggaagagatgcAGAAGTGGAAACGCAAGGACCTGACTGCCATCCGCCGCAGCATGGCCAACCCAG ATGAGCTGGACAGGCTGATCACAGACCGACCGGACGGCTGTCGGAGGAACCCTTGTGACCCCAGGATGACGTGTCTCCCTTCTAGCCCCTGTGGTTCCCCTCTGTCTGGGCTTCTGCAGACATCCCTCCCCTTCCATCTCCAGGCCCAGAATCCCACCATGCTAGGAGACCCCAGCTCCCCTGTTCCCGCCCGGACCCCTCCCCTCCACGCGGTCCCAGACTACTCCCACACCCCCTTCATCCAGCAGCAGCCCTACAGACAAGCCAACAGCCACAGTCTGTACAGCCTCCACCCTGACGTCACAGCAGATGTGGACGCTCTGGACCCTAGTATCATGGAGTTTGCCG GGAGCCTatgggagggggtgagagaggagggcTTCAGCCTGGAGAGTATGTTTAACCACTCTCCTCTGTGCCTGTCTGACTCTGAGCTGCCTGGCCACACCACTGGACAGCCCCTGGTGGACCTACAGGTTTCAGGGCTGTACACCACCCTGGACCCGGCACCTGCTGTCCCCTTCTAG
- the LOC110537185 gene encoding forkhead box protein N4 isoform X2, with translation MFPSKRLLTTELSQQSEELPGDLQSLSWLTTVDVHRLQQMATGRLAFNNTEPQSNPLELHPGSDQHRNMNTALGHDTIVPRHSNMQNSHIGMNYINNQNGNMTGGYPGSGMPASEYQSSPAHYYHSPQQAYSPAQAVQQHSPRSLYNSPSYHSQNLYEQQAAGMSISNQDLLQEPNSFPKPIYSYSCLIAMALKNSRTGSLPVSEIYGFMKEHFPYFKTAPDGWKNSVRHNLSLNKCFQKEENKQGGSSSTRKGCLWALNPAKINKMEEEMQKWKRKDLTAIRRSMANPDELDRLITDRPDGCRRNPCDPRMTCLPSSPCGSPLSGLLQTSLPFHLQAQNPTMLGDPSSPVPARTPPLHAVPDYSHTPFIQQQPYRQANSHSLYSLHPDVTADVDALDPSIMEFAGSLWEGVREEGFSLESMFNHSPLCLSDSELPGHTTGQPLVDLQVSGLYTTLDPAPAVPF, from the exons ATGTTTCCCTCAAAAAG GCTGCTGACCACTGAGCTGTCCCAGCAGAGTGAGGAGCTGCCAGGGGACCTGCAGTCTCTATCCTGGCTCACCACCGTGGACGTACACAGGCTGCAGCAGATGGCCACAGGCAGACTGGCCTTCAACAACACAGAACCCCAGAGCAACCCACTGGAGCTTCACCCAGGTTCAGACCAGCACAGAAACATGAATACAGCACTAGGACATGACACCATTGTCCCTCGCCATAGCAACATGCAGAACAGTCATATTGGAATGAACTACATCAACAATCAAAATGGAAAT ATGACAGGAGGGTACCCAGGAAGTGGTATGCCTGCCTCAGAATACCAGTCCTCCCCAGCCCACTACTACCACTCCCCCCAGCAGGCCTATAGCCCAGCTCAGGCTGTCCAACAG CATTCCCCCAGGAGCCTGTATAACAGCCCCTCCTACCATAGCCAAAACCTGTATGAGCAGCAAGCAGCAGGCATGAGCATCAGCAACCAGGATCTCCTACAAGAACCTAATTCCTTCCCCAAACCTATCTACTCCTACAG CTGCCTGATTGCTATGGCTCTGAAGAACAGCCGGACAGGCAGCCTCCCTGTCAGTGAGATCTACGGCTTCATGAAGGAGCACTTCCCTTACTTCAAG ACGGCGCCTGACGGCTGGAAGAACTCTGTGAGACACAACCTGTCTCTGAACAAGTGCTTTCAAAAGGAAGAGAACAAGCAGGGAGGCTCCTCCTCCACTCGTAAGGGCTGTCTGTGGGCCCTCAACCCAGCCAAGATCAAcaagatggaggaagagatgcAGAAGTGGAAACGCAAGGACCTGACTGCCATCCGCCGCAGCATGGCCAACCCAG ATGAGCTGGACAGGCTGATCACAGACCGACCGGACGGCTGTCGGAGGAACCCTTGTGACCCCAGGATGACGTGTCTCCCTTCTAGCCCCTGTGGTTCCCCTCTGTCTGGGCTTCTGCAGACATCCCTCCCCTTCCATCTCCAGGCCCAGAATCCCACCATGCTAGGAGACCCCAGCTCCCCTGTTCCCGCCCGGACCCCTCCCCTCCACGCGGTCCCAGACTACTCCCACACCCCCTTCATCCAGCAGCAGCCCTACAGACAAGCCAACAGCCACAGTCTGTACAGCCTCCACCCTGACGTCACAGCAGATGTGGACGCTCTGGACCCTAGTATCATGGAGTTTGCCG GGAGCCTatgggagggggtgagagaggagggcTTCAGCCTGGAGAGTATGTTTAACCACTCTCCTCTGTGCCTGTCTGACTCTGAGCTGCCTGGCCACACCACTGGACAGCCCCTGGTGGACCTACAGGTTTCAGGGCTGTACACCACCCTGGACCCGGCACCTGCTGTCCCCTTCTAG
- the LOC110537185 gene encoding forkhead box protein N4 isoform X3: MSDGRLLTTELSQQSEELPGDLQSLSWLTTVDVHRLQQMATGRLAFNNTEPQSNPLELHPGSDQHRNMNTALGHDTIVPRHSNMQNSHIGMNYINNQNGNMTGGYPGSGMPASEYQSSPAHYYHSPQQAYSPAQAVQQHSPRSLYNSPSYHSQNLYEQQAAGMSISNQDLLQEPNSFPKPIYSYSCLIAMALKNSRTGSLPVSEIYGFMKEHFPYFKTAPDGWKNSVRHNLSLNKCFQKEENKQGGSSSTRKGCLWALNPAKINKMEEEMQKWKRKDLTAIRRSMANPDELDRLITDRPDGCRRNPCDPRMTCLPSSPCGSPLSGLLQTSLPFHLQAQNPTMLGDPSSPVPARTPPLHAVPDYSHTPFIQQQPYRQANSHSLYSLHPDVTADVDALDPSIMEFAGSLWEGVREEGFSLESMFNHSPLCLSDSELPGHTTGQPLVDLQVSGLYTTLDPAPAVPF; encoded by the exons ATGTCCGACGGAAG GCTGCTGACCACTGAGCTGTCCCAGCAGAGTGAGGAGCTGCCAGGGGACCTGCAGTCTCTATCCTGGCTCACCACCGTGGACGTACACAGGCTGCAGCAGATGGCCACAGGCAGACTGGCCTTCAACAACACAGAACCCCAGAGCAACCCACTGGAGCTTCACCCAGGTTCAGACCAGCACAGAAACATGAATACAGCACTAGGACATGACACCATTGTCCCTCGCCATAGCAACATGCAGAACAGTCATATTGGAATGAACTACATCAACAATCAAAATGGAAAT ATGACAGGAGGGTACCCAGGAAGTGGTATGCCTGCCTCAGAATACCAGTCCTCCCCAGCCCACTACTACCACTCCCCCCAGCAGGCCTATAGCCCAGCTCAGGCTGTCCAACAG CATTCCCCCAGGAGCCTGTATAACAGCCCCTCCTACCATAGCCAAAACCTGTATGAGCAGCAAGCAGCAGGCATGAGCATCAGCAACCAGGATCTCCTACAAGAACCTAATTCCTTCCCCAAACCTATCTACTCCTACAG CTGCCTGATTGCTATGGCTCTGAAGAACAGCCGGACAGGCAGCCTCCCTGTCAGTGAGATCTACGGCTTCATGAAGGAGCACTTCCCTTACTTCAAG ACGGCGCCTGACGGCTGGAAGAACTCTGTGAGACACAACCTGTCTCTGAACAAGTGCTTTCAAAAGGAAGAGAACAAGCAGGGAGGCTCCTCCTCCACTCGTAAGGGCTGTCTGTGGGCCCTCAACCCAGCCAAGATCAAcaagatggaggaagagatgcAGAAGTGGAAACGCAAGGACCTGACTGCCATCCGCCGCAGCATGGCCAACCCAG ATGAGCTGGACAGGCTGATCACAGACCGACCGGACGGCTGTCGGAGGAACCCTTGTGACCCCAGGATGACGTGTCTCCCTTCTAGCCCCTGTGGTTCCCCTCTGTCTGGGCTTCTGCAGACATCCCTCCCCTTCCATCTCCAGGCCCAGAATCCCACCATGCTAGGAGACCCCAGCTCCCCTGTTCCCGCCCGGACCCCTCCCCTCCACGCGGTCCCAGACTACTCCCACACCCCCTTCATCCAGCAGCAGCCCTACAGACAAGCCAACAGCCACAGTCTGTACAGCCTCCACCCTGACGTCACAGCAGATGTGGACGCTCTGGACCCTAGTATCATGGAGTTTGCCG GGAGCCTatgggagggggtgagagaggagggcTTCAGCCTGGAGAGTATGTTTAACCACTCTCCTCTGTGCCTGTCTGACTCTGAGCTGCCTGGCCACACCACTGGACAGCCCCTGGTGGACCTACAGGTTTCAGGGCTGTACACCACCCTGGACCCGGCACCTGCTGTCCCCTTCTAG
- the LOC110537185 gene encoding forkhead box protein N4 isoform X4 — protein sequence MATGRLAFNNTEPQSNPLELHPGSDQHRNMNTALGHDTIVPRHSNMQNSHIGMNYINNQNGNMTGGYPGSGMPASEYQSSPAHYYHSPQQAYSPAQAVQQHSPRSLYNSPSYHSQNLYEQQAAGMSISNQDLLQEPNSFPKPIYSYSCLIAMALKNSRTGSLPVSEIYGFMKEHFPYFKTAPDGWKNSVRHNLSLNKCFQKEENKQGGSSSTRKGCLWALNPAKINKMEEEMQKWKRKDLTAIRRSMANPDELDRLITDRPDGCRRNPCDPRMTCLPSSPCGSPLSGLLQTSLPFHLQAQNPTMLGDPSSPVPARTPPLHAVPDYSHTPFIQQQPYRQANSHSLYSLHPDVTADVDALDPSIMEFAGSLWEGVREEGFSLESMFNHSPLCLSDSELPGHTTGQPLVDLQVSGLYTTLDPAPAVPF from the exons ATGGCCACAGGCAGACTGGCCTTCAACAACACAGAACCCCAGAGCAACCCACTGGAGCTTCACCCAGGTTCAGACCAGCACAGAAACATGAATACAGCACTAGGACATGACACCATTGTCCCTCGCCATAGCAACATGCAGAACAGTCATATTGGAATGAACTACATCAACAATCAAAATGGAAAT ATGACAGGAGGGTACCCAGGAAGTGGTATGCCTGCCTCAGAATACCAGTCCTCCCCAGCCCACTACTACCACTCCCCCCAGCAGGCCTATAGCCCAGCTCAGGCTGTCCAACAG CATTCCCCCAGGAGCCTGTATAACAGCCCCTCCTACCATAGCCAAAACCTGTATGAGCAGCAAGCAGCAGGCATGAGCATCAGCAACCAGGATCTCCTACAAGAACCTAATTCCTTCCCCAAACCTATCTACTCCTACAG CTGCCTGATTGCTATGGCTCTGAAGAACAGCCGGACAGGCAGCCTCCCTGTCAGTGAGATCTACGGCTTCATGAAGGAGCACTTCCCTTACTTCAAG ACGGCGCCTGACGGCTGGAAGAACTCTGTGAGACACAACCTGTCTCTGAACAAGTGCTTTCAAAAGGAAGAGAACAAGCAGGGAGGCTCCTCCTCCACTCGTAAGGGCTGTCTGTGGGCCCTCAACCCAGCCAAGATCAAcaagatggaggaagagatgcAGAAGTGGAAACGCAAGGACCTGACTGCCATCCGCCGCAGCATGGCCAACCCAG ATGAGCTGGACAGGCTGATCACAGACCGACCGGACGGCTGTCGGAGGAACCCTTGTGACCCCAGGATGACGTGTCTCCCTTCTAGCCCCTGTGGTTCCCCTCTGTCTGGGCTTCTGCAGACATCCCTCCCCTTCCATCTCCAGGCCCAGAATCCCACCATGCTAGGAGACCCCAGCTCCCCTGTTCCCGCCCGGACCCCTCCCCTCCACGCGGTCCCAGACTACTCCCACACCCCCTTCATCCAGCAGCAGCCCTACAGACAAGCCAACAGCCACAGTCTGTACAGCCTCCACCCTGACGTCACAGCAGATGTGGACGCTCTGGACCCTAGTATCATGGAGTTTGCCG GGAGCCTatgggagggggtgagagaggagggcTTCAGCCTGGAGAGTATGTTTAACCACTCTCCTCTGTGCCTGTCTGACTCTGAGCTGCCTGGCCACACCACTGGACAGCCCCTGGTGGACCTACAGGTTTCAGGGCTGTACACCACCCTGGACCCGGCACCTGCTGTCCCCTTCTAG